From Malaya genurostris strain Urasoe2022 chromosome 2, Malgen_1.1, whole genome shotgun sequence:
GTTAGAGACTCGTTCTGCTGTTCTGCAGCTGAAGGGCGCTGGGACTGCTTTCAGACTGTCACTGCTAATTACTGCCCCTTCGATGGGTTGCCTTACCTGGGAACCGAACCACTACCTGATGTTTGCCAGCGCAAAAATCATGACCGTCGGTTTGGAGGAGCTAAGCGAGCGGGTGGGGAAAACAGCTTGGTAACACGATATTCTACTAACCTCCAAGGCTTACCGTAGCGGTAACCCGAGGCAGCAGCTGAGAGATCCTTTTTCCCAGTAAAGAATCTGCCGGTATCAGCAGCTTGAAATTGGACCTTTAAAGTAACGCTATATACAATTTTTGTGTTGGTCCATTTCATTCTTTATTGGAAGAAAAAAATCTGTCAGTTTTTGCTATTTCCCGCACCGCTTCGGTTAGCTCCGAACCGCGCGTGATTCTGTTCCGAAGCTGAACTAAGATCCGGCGATGATCCAGTGCTAAATTTAACGGACGCAGCTGTAACGAGAGTGAGTTCGCTTGCACTTACGTGTTCAACCGGTGACCCGGATACCTACCACTGCCATTCGGATCATTCATTGACGACTGATGACTCATCATCCCGGAAGGACACTGCGAGCTGGACGGTTGCTGTGATGAGTGTGACATACTGGCCATCGATTGCTGTGACAACGATGGTGGCGCCAACGATGTGACGGTGTGCGAAGGTTGCTGGGCCAGGCCGGACACATGATGCAGCGACGAATGGTGAGCCTCCAGTGGAACCGGTTGCAGCGTTATGAGCGATGCCGGTGGCAGTTGATGGGCAACGTGAGCCGCCGGTTTTCCGTATGACGGATGCATCACCAGATTATTGTTTTCGTTGAGATGATGCCCGGCTACCACCGGATAGCTCATGCTGTAGCTGGTCGATGTTGCGGTGTAGGATCCACTCATGCCTACCGTGTTGAGCAGATGTTGCTGTTCCGACTGGGAAACCGTTTGCTGGTGCTGGGACGAAGGATGCTGGTGCTGGTTGCTTGGTAACATGTTGACCGATTGTGGGGAAGTTGGGGAAGTGTTGCTTATTCTAGGTGTGCTATAACTTAATATTTGGTTGAGTTGACAGCCTGTAGCttgcttcaaaaaaaaaaaatgattgcagCGGTGTAAGTACGATTGCGGTGCGCTTATATCTAGCTAGTACGAATTATGTTGATATTGCTCGATGAAAGAGTATCGTTCAAACTTATGCGATGAATTAGTTGATGAATATCTGGAAGAGaagagaaaagaaaagaaacaaCCGGTCAAACACTTATCTTAGACGGTTTgggaaaaattaattgaagcaAATTAAGCAGGATTAATATAATCACTAGCAGATCTGTCTATCTCACGTTACTATCCACACATTAATCTTCAGGTTGTTTCGCAGATTGCGTAATGTAGTTAATAGCCCACAATGATCATCATTACCTAACAACAGTAGAAACTCTCTAGGGTGGCAATGGGTGTCGGATCGgcttaactatataactgtAATACGAGCAATAACCACAACAAGACATGCAATTAACTCAACAAAAGTCATTCAacgttttttacgtttttagttgtGTTCTAAAAGATTGTCAGGATATGTGCAAGCAAAGGCAAGAATATCATACAATTACAGCTCTGCATCGATCACTCAATTTGATCCGGTTGATCAAAGCAAGCGTTGGTTAACGCAAAAAGTTAATGcgattttacagttttacagagtGTCTTCAGCATTATTCAACATCAGGCATCAATGTAGGGTACAGGCTCCCTATTtcttctcatttgtaaggacgttaccttaaaaacttgATTTAGCCACCTAAATCACtgctattttttcatatttctgctcatttcgccttgctccacattgggaattggttttctttttttattcgacttcatttgatattcgacaatcccgcatgtacatacaaaaaaacaaatcttgagacgaggtaaatgagattaaaATAtggatgtttggtagtgagaaagtaatgttaccattttccataattagtatatatgaaaagcaataactttttgcctttcatatgtactttttattaaaaaaaataaaaccaaggcgCTAATAATGTAAAACCGATTCAaaccggttctgccaatcttgtatggcaaaaatccgacagaaacagaaccgttagtaaccgctaggcgaaattctctgccagaaacggttgttgcattgttgccagacttttgccggaattctggaagaattctgacaaaaatgtctggcagacatagctagccgtctggggggaaatctgcccgccgcgtacaagtgggatttttagaaacagtttggaatcatttcgacgttcaaaattttttggatcgtttccgttacctttcgttttaaatttaaaattttactgtgcagttaatttgaagaacttaaaaaaaacaaaaaaaagaattgttactatttaggcattagcccttctaaaaacaaaatgcagaaccagggatgccatttatacatatttatctgtattgtatagatttttgcattcgcatactgatttaaatcagagtacagattttatacagattttctaaatttaatacaggtttgtaaaggttcataaaaagtgagaagtgaaaagttagacttttctttctgagtatctgttagtatttgattgcagttctTCTTTTAAAGTTtaataatcaacggacaaatcacacgttaaaatggaaatcttttgtgcaaatatttgatgatgaacactgataaacatttctattaaaattttaaaccaatttgaactggttCATTTTAttggtgaaaacagatagagcatatacttattttctatgaaaatatctggcatctctgtgcacagccgatgaaaccagccccctgctatgacgtcatgaaactgtggccagcatcattctgcaaaaaccaaaacaatgaagaaaaatggctaacaaaaaattggatattacaaactacttgtttattcagtaccctttaaagtacttccccgcaaattatcgatcagaatatcatcactacgataagtaaattaagattttactcgaattgaaacgctcgaatgtttgtttaccatactcttagcgctctgattgcccacaaaatgccccagatgttggctacggtagcacttgctggagtgccctatccttgccaccgggctggatgaaacacacacatttaacagtgatatggtgacatatagcggaaagaaaccagtgctactagatttgccacaatggttatttcattagtatttaacacgctctttctggcaaTATTCGAATCCGAaacaattttattgaaatataaatatcaacaatataattaaactaatgtcagggataccaaaaaaaatacttgttgatgataatttgaagaagaaaaacaattttttttgtaacattatgagaaaacttggcaactttgcaacaccaaatgagatgaaaacaaagcgcaatcaagtgaactaggtgaaaaactttcatctcatattcttgaagacttttattgcttgtcgggtagtttttgaagttttcgatcgttaattaaacaagtggcaagtgaacattactaattatgaagtcatcaagcattcaatagtagtgtaatagtgcgaaatagtgatcatgttttgagacgaatcgataagtagatattcagaaacatgacgaactgtaaatcttgacacgaaaatgtatcctaaattgaaaagtgagtttgttttaaatgaaaaataacgatcaccgaaaaatttaaaaccatttcttccaatgaaaaagtgtgacaatagcttgaataatcattttaaaacattctacagtttggttcaggtacgttgtaagatattattaaattgtgttcaatgccgtcaagtcaagttataaaacgactataagaaCAAAAATAGGATTAACGAGATTTTTATGATTCATTGTTTTCTTAAAAACTGTGCGcgataaaacaaattttataatTCTACTTCATTCCGATTCCTACACAGGTCGTCATTATCTATCTAGTACTGATCGCAAAATAAAAATATCGTGTCTCATTCTACTTCTACCCAAATATTAGgaataaaattgtgaaaattaatgGGTTATTAGCAGAGCTCTCTCTGATTTATGagaccttatgaaatgttcacgttgAAATAGGGTATATAAAAAGGGCTTTTGGATGTTTCGACGATTCATGGATAATCGAAGTATCGTTAGTAACCGTAGTTTACGAGACCCCCTGCGACCTTAAGCAAGATTGAACTTTCACGTGTTTCTAGCAATGAAAGcgtaaattttaatgaaacaatTGGATAAACGTCGTTATCAGAATGTTTCAGGATTTCCGTCAAAAACCCCGCCAATGACTTTATTTATCCAAGATAAGTAGTACTTAGTTTCAGGGAAATTTTTTACTTGTCTTTTTCTTCAACCTTAGCAACGGTATGAcccaaataactaaaaaaaaagaCTATCAAGCTAGATTTTTCTGCTATGAGATAATCGTAGTAGTCTGGAATAATAGGGTCTCAAAACTCAAATGTTGTTCTTCATGCCGTATTCGCTTGAAAAACCTGAAACGACCTCAAAAATGTTAAttccaacaaacaacaaactcttaaaactgatcGATTTCCGTATAAAACCCAGAACACGAATTTTCAATTCAATATCGGTGAACCAAAGCAAGAAAACTCTCTAATcgatcttatgtcgttttcgcttgatgccaaacttaACCCAGCTTCCACTCtatctgctgtcaaaccgtttgtttgaagccagtttcgaacctagtttcaacgtttttgaactgaaaatcgattcagtttcgaacctggttttcatatcagttccgagaaaagtgtttgtttgatgaaactaccctgggttcaagcgaaaacgacgttaataaaaacctctgagttgacaaactgagtcgaaaatTGATTCATAATTTCATGAATTATAACAATACTGCAAGTAGTTGAACGCCGTTGTGCTTGAGTTATTGATTTGTTGCGTTCGACATCAATAGAGTCAATTAAGCTGATAATCAgatcgttacattttcgctccgTGATCCGACGAAGATACCATCGATGGACGAACTAATTTTGCCCATTTAAACACATGCTTGATGAGCAAATGCATATGCAGTATGCACGCA
This genomic window contains:
- the LOC131430724 gene encoding uncharacterized protein LOC131430724; the encoded protein is MLPSNQHQHPSSQHQQTVSQSEQQHLLNTVGMSGSYTATSTSYSMSYPVVAGHHLNENNNLVMHPSYGKPAAHVAHQLPPASLITLQPVPLEAHHSSLHHVSGLAQQPSHTVTSLAPPSLSQQSMASMSHSSQQPSSSQCPSGMMSHQSSMNDPNGSAASVKFSTGSSPDLSSASEQNHARFGANRSGAGNSKN